In Hyalangium ruber, the DNA window GGGAGGCATTCCCAGTTGGAAGAAGGAACCCTACCTCATAGGGCACACACTCCGCGATGCGTACACGCCTTGCGGGTTGGCGGTTACCCACGAACACCTGTTCGGAAATGTCGGGACTTTTGTGGCGTAAAAAGTCCCGACATTTCCGAACAGCGGCCTGCCGTCGCTATGACGGTTCAGGAACGAGCGCGAACGCGCGGACCGGGAAGGTCCCCACACCGCTGAACTTCGGCGCCACGGAGAAGAAGCGGAAGCCCCTCGTGGGGAGCTGCTCCAGCCTCGTGAGGTGCTCCACGATCGGAATCCCCGCCCCCAGCAACCCCGTGTGCGCCGGCCGATCGCCCGCGGCGGTGTCGTCGATGTTGAGCGAGTCGATTCCCACCAGCACCGCGCCCTCCTTCACCAGCACCTGCGTGGCCTCCGCCGTCAGGAACGGATGGCCCGACCCATAAGCCTCGGTCCCGAAGTGTCGCGACCAGCCCGTCCGCACCAGCACCGCGCGCCCACGCACCGAGACTCCCGCGAACGCCTCCGCGTCGATGGCTCGCCCTCCCGGCGGCGCCTCCACGCACACGCCCTCCAGGTTCGCCGTCTGCTCGAGCGTGAGCTGGGACAGGTCGGCGCCGCGCTCCCACCGGTGGCTCGGCGCATCCATATAGGTCCCCGTGTTGGCCACCATCTCGATACGCGCGATGTGGAACGTCGTCCCCGACGCGTAGTGCGACCGCGAGGCCTCCCGGCTCAGGTGGTCCGTGACAACCGGCCCCGGAAGGCCAGGGTACGTCGTCATCCCCGGAGTGATGGTGTGGCTGAGATCGATCAGGCGCATCGCGCTTCCCTCCCTCCCGAAGCGTACCGAAGAGGAACCGCGTGCCCTCATGATTCGCGTACGGTAACCTGCGCCCCGCGATGACTCCTGATGCCCGGGCCGAGATGCAAGCGCGTGCCGAGCGCGCCCTGAGGCGCGGAGAACTGGCCGAGGCGGTGGCTCTCTACGAGGCGCTCGCCCGCGAGTTCCCCGACGACGGAGCGCTCGCGCAGAAGCTCGCCCTCCTCCGGGAGTCCCTCCAGCCCATGGAGCTCCACAGCCCCAAGGCCGCCGCTCCCAAGGAGGAACGCCTGCCGCTCGGTCCCTCTTCTCCCATCCAGGAAGGCGAGCGCCTCTTCGCGCTCGGAGACTACGCCGGGGCCGCCGCCGCCTACCGCCGTGCCCTCCAGGAGCGCCCCGACAACGAGCTCATCAAGGAGCGCCTCATCGAGCTCTACCGGCTCGCCCAGGCCGCCCCCGTCCATTCCCCCACGGACCGCGCCCTGCCCAAAGAGCCCGAGCCCCTGCTGCATGCCCTCCTGGACAGGGTGGCGGCCCGGCGCCGCCTCAAGCGGGACTGACCCTCCGCGTTCGCGCTCCTTATAAGGAGGGGGGACAGCCCGGACCCACCTTCGGCGCAGCGCACCATTCGCGCGTTGCGCACCTGGAGGGTGGCTCCTACAATCCCGCCCCGACGCCGCTGTCATAGGCGCCACCCTCTCCTCTGACACCCGCGTCCGACTTTATGCCCCGTCCCCTGCGACTTGGAGTCCTTACCGGCGGTGGAGACTGCCCCGGACTCAATGCGCTCATTCGCGGGCTCGTGAAGCGGGGCAGCCATGAGTTCGGCCACGAGTTCGTCGGCATCGAGAACGGGTACATGGGCCTGGTCGAGCCGAACCTCACTCGCCCCCTCTCCGAAGCGGACACCCGAGGCATCCTCCCCAAGGGCGGCACCATCCTCGGCACCTCCAACAAGGCCGATCCCTTCATCTACCCCGTGAAGGAGAACGGCCAGTGGGTGGAGAAGGACCTGTCCGATCAGGTGCTGCGCCGCGCGGAGGAGTTGAAGCTCGACGGGCTGATCGCCATCGGCGGGGACGGCACGCTGACCATCGGCCACATGCTCTCGAAGAAGGGGCTGCGCGTGGTCGGCTGCCCGAAGACGATCGACAACGACTTGTCCGGCACGGATCAGACCTTCGGCTTCGACACCGCGCGCGGCATCTGCACCGAGGCCATCGACCGGCTGCACTCCACCGCCGAGTCCCATGACCGCGTCATGGTGGTGGAGATCATGGGCCGCAACGCCGGCTTCCTCACGCTGGACAGCGGCATCGCCGGGGGCGCGGACGTCATCCTCATCCCGGAGATCCCCTACCGGGTGGAGCCCATCGTCGAGAAGATCCGCCGCCGCGCCACGCGCAAGCGCAGCTTCTCCATCATCGCCATCGCCGAGGGGGCCTACCCCGTGGGCGGCACCCTGGCCGTGGTGGAGAAGGCCCATGAGATCCCCGGCCGCGGCGTGGTGCGCCTGGGCGGCGCGGGCAAGGTGTGCGCGGACCTGCTGGCCAGCCACATCGAGGCGGAGATCCGCGTCACGGTGCTCGGCCACCTCCAGCGCGGCGGCACGCCCTCGGCGGCGGACCGGGTGCTGGCGACGCTCTACGGCTGCAAGGTGCTGGACCTGGTGCGCGACGGGCAGTGGGACCACATGGTGGCGCTGCGCAACGGGAAGATCGTCACCGCCTCGCTCTCCGAGTCGCGCAAGGAGCGTCGCGTGGATCCGACCGGCGAGACGGTGCGCTTCGCCAAGAGCATGGGGATCAGCTTTGGCGATTGAGTCGGGGGACGCCTGGACACGATGACGCTCGTCGGCCGCCAGATCGGGCGCTATCGCATCCTCGAGCAGCTGGGCTCGGGGGGCATGAGCGTCGTGTACAAGGGCCTGGACACCGCGCTGGATCGCGAGGTGGCGGTGAAGGTGCTGCACCCGCACCTGGCCGGCAGGGACGAGTCGCGCCGGCGCCTGGCCCGCGAGGCCAAGGCGGTGGCTCGCCTGCACCACCCCAACATCCTCGAGGTGTTCGACTTCTCCGCGGCCGACTCGCAGAACGCCTACATCGTCACCGAGTACATCCGCGGCCGCA includes these proteins:
- a CDS encoding cyclase family protein encodes the protein MRLIDLSHTITPGMTTYPGLPGPVVTDHLSREASRSHYASGTTFHIARIEMVANTGTYMDAPSHRWERGADLSQLTLEQTANLEGVCVEAPPGGRAIDAEAFAGVSVRGRAVLVRTGWSRHFGTEAYGSGHPFLTAEATQVLVKEGAVLVGIDSLNIDDTAAGDRPAHTGLLGAGIPIVEHLTRLEQLPTRGFRFFSVAPKFSGVGTFPVRAFALVPEPS
- a CDS encoding 6-phosphofructokinase, whose product is MPRPLRLGVLTGGGDCPGLNALIRGLVKRGSHEFGHEFVGIENGYMGLVEPNLTRPLSEADTRGILPKGGTILGTSNKADPFIYPVKENGQWVEKDLSDQVLRRAEELKLDGLIAIGGDGTLTIGHMLSKKGLRVVGCPKTIDNDLSGTDQTFGFDTARGICTEAIDRLHSTAESHDRVMVVEIMGRNAGFLTLDSGIAGGADVILIPEIPYRVEPIVEKIRRRATRKRSFSIIAIAEGAYPVGGTLAVVEKAHEIPGRGVVRLGGAGKVCADLLASHIEAEIRVTVLGHLQRGGTPSAADRVLATLYGCKVLDLVRDGQWDHMVALRNGKIVTASLSESRKERRVDPTGETVRFAKSMGISFGD
- a CDS encoding tetratricopeptide repeat protein; the encoded protein is MTPDARAEMQARAERALRRGELAEAVALYEALAREFPDDGALAQKLALLRESLQPMELHSPKAAAPKEERLPLGPSSPIQEGERLFALGDYAGAAAAYRRALQERPDNELIKERLIELYRLAQAAPVHSPTDRALPKEPEPLLHALLDRVAARRRLKRD